The following coding sequences are from one Arthrobacter sp. 24S4-2 window:
- the nrdE gene encoding class 1b ribonucleoside-diphosphate reductase subunit alpha: protein MPAAYKGLGYHELNAMLNLYGPNGEIQFEADREAAHQYFLQHVNNNTVFFHDLEEKLDYLVKNQYYERETLDQYTMNFIRELYKRAYKKKFRFETFLGAFKFYTSYTLKTFDGNRFLERYEDRVCMVALHLARGDEQLALQMVDEIIEGRFQPATPTFLNAGKRQRGELVSCFLLRIEDNMESIGRSINSALQLSKRGGGVAFALTNIREVGAPIKQIENQSSGVIPVMKLLEDSFSYANQLGARQGAGAVYLHAHHPDIYRFLDTKRENADEKIRIKTLSLGVVIPDITFELAKRDEDMYLFSPYDVERVYGMPFSDVSVTEKYYEMVDDSRIKKTKIKAREFFQTLAEIQFESGYPYIMFEDTVNRENPIDGKIIMSNLCSEILQVSQPTTYHDDLSYDQTGKDISCNLGSLNIAKTMDSPDFGLTIETAIRSLSAVSDMSNITSVPSIARGNDQSHAIGLGQMNLHGYLARERVHYGSEEGLDFTNIYFYSVVYHAIRASNRLSIQTGQTFGGFEKSKYASGEFFDKYTEQEWVPQTEKVAELFRNIHIPTQDDWRELKASVMEHGIYNQNLQAVPPTGSISYINNSTSSIHPVASKIEIRKEGKLGRVYYPAPYLTNDNLEYYQDAYEIGYEKVIDTYAAATQHVDQGLSLTLFFKDTATTRDINKAQIYAWKKGIKTIYYIRLRQLALEGTEVDNCVSCML, encoded by the coding sequence CTGCCCGCCGCGTACAAGGGCCTGGGCTACCACGAGCTGAACGCCATGCTGAACCTGTACGGGCCGAACGGCGAGATCCAGTTCGAGGCGGACCGCGAGGCCGCGCACCAGTACTTCCTGCAGCACGTCAACAACAACACCGTGTTCTTCCACGACCTGGAAGAGAAGCTCGACTACCTGGTGAAGAACCAGTACTACGAGCGCGAGACCCTCGACCAGTACACGATGAACTTCATCCGCGAGCTCTACAAGCGCGCGTACAAGAAGAAGTTCCGCTTCGAGACCTTCCTCGGCGCCTTCAAGTTCTACACGTCCTACACGCTGAAGACGTTCGACGGCAATCGCTTCCTGGAACGCTACGAGGACCGCGTCTGCATGGTGGCCCTGCACCTCGCCCGCGGCGACGAGCAGCTTGCCCTGCAGATGGTGGACGAGATCATCGAGGGCCGCTTCCAGCCGGCCACGCCCACGTTCCTCAACGCCGGTAAGCGCCAGCGCGGCGAGCTGGTTTCCTGTTTCCTGCTCCGCATCGAAGACAACATGGAGTCGATCGGCCGCTCCATCAACTCCGCCCTGCAGCTGTCCAAGCGCGGCGGCGGCGTGGCGTTCGCGCTGACCAACATCCGCGAAGTCGGTGCCCCGATCAAGCAGATCGAGAACCAGTCCTCCGGCGTCATCCCCGTGATGAAGCTCCTCGAGGACAGCTTCTCCTACGCCAACCAGCTCGGTGCCCGCCAGGGTGCCGGAGCCGTGTACCTGCACGCCCACCACCCGGACATCTACCGGTTCCTGGACACCAAGCGGGAAAACGCGGACGAGAAGATCCGCATCAAGACCCTCTCGCTCGGCGTCGTGATCCCGGACATCACCTTCGAACTGGCCAAGCGCGACGAGGACATGTACCTGTTCTCCCCCTACGACGTCGAACGCGTCTACGGCATGCCGTTCTCCGACGTTTCGGTCACCGAGAAGTACTACGAGATGGTGGACGATTCCCGGATCAAGAAGACCAAGATCAAGGCCCGCGAGTTCTTCCAGACGCTCGCCGAGATCCAGTTCGAATCCGGTTACCCGTACATCATGTTCGAGGACACCGTGAACCGGGAAAACCCGATCGACGGCAAGATCATCATGTCCAACCTGTGCTCCGAGATCCTCCAGGTCTCCCAGCCCACCACGTACCACGATGACCTGTCCTACGACCAGACCGGCAAGGACATCTCCTGCAACCTGGGTTCGCTGAACATCGCGAAGACCATGGACTCGCCGGACTTCGGCCTGACCATCGAGACGGCCATCCGCTCGCTCTCTGCCGTGTCGGACATGTCCAACATCACCTCGGTACCGTCGATCGCCCGCGGCAACGACCAGAGCCACGCCATCGGCCTGGGCCAGATGAACCTGCACGGGTACCTGGCACGCGAGCGGGTCCACTACGGCTCTGAAGAGGGACTGGACTTCACCAACATCTACTTCTACTCGGTGGTGTACCACGCGATCCGCGCCTCGAACAGGCTGTCCATCCAGACCGGCCAGACCTTCGGCGGCTTTGAGAAGTCCAAGTACGCCTCGGGCGAGTTCTTCGACAAGTACACGGAGCAGGAGTGGGTGCCGCAGACCGAGAAGGTTGCGGAGCTGTTCAGGAACATCCACATCCCCACCCAGGATGACTGGCGCGAGCTGAAGGCTTCCGTCATGGAGCATGGCATCTACAACCAGAACCTGCAGGCTGTTCCGCCGACCGGCTCGATTTCCTACATCAACAACTCCACCTCCTCGATCCACCCGGTGGCGTCCAAGATCGAGATCCGCAAGGAAGGCAAGCTGGGCCGTGTGTACTACCCGGCGCCGTACCTGACGAACGACAACCTGGAGTACTACCAGGACGCGTACGAAATCGGCTACGAGAAGGTCATCGACACCTACGCCGCTGCCACGCAGCACGTGGACCAGGGCCTGTCGCTGACGCTGTTCTTCAAGGACACCGCCACCACGCGCGATATCAACAAGGCCCAGATCTATGCCTGGAAGAAGGGTATCAAGACCATCTACTACATCCGTCTCCGCCAGCTCGCGCTGGAAGGGACCGAGGTGGACAACTGCGTCTCATGCATGTTGTGA
- the nrdI gene encoding class Ib ribonucleoside-diphosphate reductase assembly flavoprotein NrdI: MAALALADAPEGAQAVNTTQSQLIYFSSASENTRRFVEKLGRDAARIPLHQREPDLVATEPFVLVVPTYGGTGGEGSVPKQVIRFLNNPQNRNLIRGVIGAGNTNFGDNFCMAGDIIAFKCQIPHLYRFELMGTPDDVHLVNQGLDKFWTLLSQTQK, translated from the coding sequence GTGGCAGCACTGGCATTGGCCGATGCTCCCGAGGGGGCTCAGGCCGTCAACACGACCCAAAGCCAACTCATCTATTTTTCCTCGGCATCCGAGAACACCCGGCGCTTCGTTGAGAAGCTCGGCCGGGATGCGGCCCGGATTCCCCTGCATCAGCGTGAACCTGACCTCGTCGCCACCGAGCCCTTCGTCTTGGTGGTGCCCACCTACGGCGGGACCGGCGGCGAGGGCTCGGTGCCGAAACAGGTGATCCGGTTCCTCAACAACCCGCAGAACAGGAACCTGATCCGCGGGGTGATCGGCGCAGGAAACACAAATTTTGGGGACAACTTCTGCATGGCAGGCGACATCATCGCTTTCAAATGCCAGATACCGCACCTCTACCGCTTCGAACTCATGGGGACGCCTGACGACGTCCACCTGGTAAATCAAGGATTGGACAAGTTTTGGACACTACTGTCGCAGACACAGAAGTAA
- the nrdH gene encoding glutaredoxin-like protein NrdH → MTVTVYTKPACVQCNATYRALDKKGITYQSVDISQDADALERLKALGYMQAPVVVTDQDHWSGFRPDKIEELALAASSVA, encoded by the coding sequence ATGACCGTAACGGTTTACACAAAGCCGGCCTGTGTTCAGTGCAACGCGACCTACCGTGCGCTGGACAAGAAGGGCATCACCTACCAGAGCGTCGACATCTCGCAGGATGCGGATGCACTCGAGCGCCTGAAGGCCCTGGGCTACATGCAGGCTCCCGTTGTGGTTACGGACCAGGACCACTGGTCCGGTTTCCGTCCGGACAAGATCGAGGAACTGGCACTGGCCGCTTCCTCCGTGGCGTAG